Genomic window (Daucus carota subsp. sativus chromosome 5, DH1 v3.0, whole genome shotgun sequence):
ACTAATCAAGTAATCAGCCAGTAGATGACAACACAATAATGTCTTCTACTGTTCTACATGAgtaattaaaaatcatgtttCCTAAGCGTCCTGATTAATCAATCCCCCTTGCACTTGTTCAGTGTATTTTACACAAATTCCAAACGTAATCATTTTGTGGATCAACTTGAAAAAGTAATTATGGGCTTTTTATTGATCATATGAGAAGTTTCTTTTAAACCTCGCtaaattaaaactaattcaATATCAGTGTTAACCAAATTCCGACcgacttaaaaataaaaaatttgttgagTTTGGTGACTGTGGGtatctttaaaaaaacaaatatattattattaatatcaaaGTTTATGAGATCCGTATTCGTGAATGGTTGTTTTTTACATTCCAAAAACGACAGTTGACAtgtgttagaaaatggaaagtttaaagcatattttttaatatgttcttgatgtaatttccgggacattttcttagtgaaatccattgagaaatagagttgaatacagtggcttgaaagagcttgaaatgagaatgtgattcattgaatctggacaaatgaatctggtcagtatctccaacagatacagattcattgaacctggacaaatgaatctggtcactatatctgacagatacagattcattgaacctggacaaatgaatctggtcagtatatctgacagatacagattcattgaacctggacaaatgaatctggtcagaatgtctgacagatacagattcattgaacctggacaaatgaatctggtcagaatgtctgacagatacagattcattgaacctggataGATGAATCTGGACAGTGTGTTGGTGGCTTGGTCTCACTATAAATAATGAGCCTCGACACTTGAGTTGGAGCAcgggaaaaacacaaacaccatTCTCATTATTCTCTCTTACACTCTCACCATCTActccgatatatacacatatacatactgttctcgggcgaactgaggtgttgatcgctgttgatcgtactcgtgtctgtgagcggttcggtctgtgctgttttatcctgggagcgatattgcgactacccatcacagcgtagtggggcaataatcacttcaagaacagtctagtcttcatcgaagggctaggcgactcagctgttctgtatactaattctagcgacggtgtaaggtgcgcctttctcttcttttcttgtaatttatcagtcactgattattgtatatacgatcttcgtgcatgctatattgttgtggtttcgttggcctacacttgtttatataatataactgctctatacattgttgctgtgattttCACTGTGACTCCCAACAATCTTGAAGTGATTAGCTGTTATATTGTGTAGTAAGCAAGATGGTTAATGAGATTGCGGATTCTGTTGTTGGTGGTGGTGCTGGTTCTGGGTCTGGTGTTACTAGTAACATCGATTGGACTACGTATCGTTTTCCACAGCCCATTGATTTATCAGGTATTCCTGATAAATTCGGTGGGGGAGTTTCTTTTTCTCGCTGgcagaaaaagatgaaactgtGGCTTACGGTTAAGGGTCTATGGCCGGTGTTGCAGTATGAGAAACCAGTTGTGGTACAGGAAAAGGCTGAAACCCTTAAGGCCTATGCTATGTGGGAGGAAAAGGATGGGGTGGCTAGGGCTGCTATTCTAGCAGCCTTAACGAACACTCTGTTCGATGTTTACTCATCTGACTCCTACACTGCTAAGACCTTGTGGGAGAAACTTGATCAGACACACAATACTGACTCGCAAGGGTTGGAAAAGTATTCTGTGGCTAAGTTCCTGGACTTCAAACTGGTGGATACAAAATCCATGACTGAGCAGGTGCATGAGTTTGAGACGttcgtgcatgctatattgttgtggtttcgttggcctactcttgtttatataatataactgctctatacattgttgctgtgattttcactgtgactcccaacaatcttgaaggagtccggaatggaccttCCTGAAAAGTTTTTGGTTATGTCTGTGATTGAAAAACTCCCTAAGTCTTGGGAAGAGTTTGCACTCTCCCTGAAAAGGCAGAAGGGAGAGATCACTTGGACTAGCCTGATGCTGGATATCTCTGTGCAGGAGCAGCACAAGTCCAAACAGGGACATGTGATGCCAACTGAATCTGGTAGCTCGAAGGTCAATGTAGTGACTGTGGGACAGAAAAGAAAGTCTGTCGCTAAGAAGGTGAACACTAAGCCCAAAACTGACAAGGGCAAGGCTAAGAAATCAAAGGCCAACAAACCATGTTGGTCTTGTGGACAGGTTGGTCATTGGAGTAAGGACTGTCCTGtaaagaaagcaaagaaagctGAGGTGGTAGCACAAGCAAATACTGTGCTTGGAACCACTGATGGGCCTGTGCTTaacatggttgttggtgagGCTGTTGCTTCTGAAACCAATGACGGGTATGTTAAGTACAACCCTGAACTATTTTCCACTTATCTGTCTAAtgagtggttgattgatacggGAGCTAATGTGCACATTTGTGCTGATATTACTCTGtttgtatcttatcaacagGCTCATGGGATGACAGTGACGATGGGGAATGCTAGTGCGGCTCAAGTTCGTGGAATAGGAAACGTGGACCTGAAGTTTGCTTCAGGGCGTGTTCTATCCCTTACTAGAGTGCATCATGTTCCCGAGATTCGtagaaatattattagtggaagTTGTTTAGTTAAAAATGGCTTTGAACTTTCTTTAAAGTGTAATAAAGTAGTTATTACTCAGACTGGTGTGTTTTTTGGCAAGGGCTACTTGTCAGACggcttgtttttaataaatgtggAGCCTGTTTTAGGcggttttattaatgatattgctTCTCCTTCTGttaataatattgaatcatcCGATTTGTGGCACTCTAGGCTTggtcatttaaattttggtgctctaaagaatatgatgaacttagagttgattccaaagcatgccattgataagaaaactaaatgtCAAGTATGTGTGACAGCTAAACTAACAAGGAAACCTTTTCATAGTGTGGTTAGGGATTCTGACTTGTTAGATTTAGTGCACTCGgacatatgtgaatttggtggtgtgttgactaaggaacactgtagatatttcattacctttatagatgattgtagtagatattgttatgtttattttcttaaacataaagatgaagcacttgaaaaattcattagatttaaaactgaagttgaaacacaaactggtaaagtacttaaacgtttgagatctgatagaggtggtgaatatacgggaaacacctttaatgaattttgcaagAGCAATGGTATAATTCATGAGGTGACTCCACCATATACACCTGAGTCTAATGGGGTGGCagaacgaaagaacagaacttttaaagatatgattaacagtATGTTGATTAATTCGGGGTTGCCCAAGTACATGTGGGGGGAGGCTCTGAATACGGCTTGCCATATTCTGAATAGAGTCCCTCTGAAACATATGGACAAGACACCTTACGAATTATGGAAAGGCAGGAAAACTAGTCTAAAGTATCTtcgtgtgtgggggtgccttgcgaaggtacttgtccctgaacacaagagaaagaaactagggccgaaaactgttgattgtatctttctgggctatctcgaaaccactacagctatgagatttttagtattaaaatctgacatagatgGTATAGTGGCAAACACGATAGTTGAGTTTCGTGATGCAACATTCTTTGAGGATGTCTTCCCTATGAAGACTGGTATACCTCAAAGTTCTTCTAGTGTTGATCCTACTCACACATCTAGTTCTATTCCCGATCAtgtggaaaagatgacaaatgtgGGGGCAGATCCTACTAGTAGCTCTACTCCTAATGAAGTTGAGGAACCTAGAAGGAGCAAGCGTGCAAAGGTAGTTAAGGACTTTGGAAGTGATTTTATCACTTACAATGTCGAGGACGAACCTTTGACTTTCCGACAAGCCATGGATTCTTCGGAATCTAGGCACTGGAAAGGCGCTGtgaagagtgaaattgactctatTGTTTCTAACGGAACATGGGAGTTGGTTGACCTCCCTCCTGGGTGTTCTACTATAGGATGTAGGTGGATCTTCAAAAGGAAGATGAAACCAGATGGCTCAATAGATAAGTATAAAGCCAGATTGGTTGCTAAGGGTTTTAGGCAAAGAGAAGGTATTGACTACTTCGATACATACTCTCCTGTTGCAAGATTGACAACGATCCGAATGCTTGTAGCATTGGCTTCCGTACATGGTCTTATCAtccatcaaatggatgtaaagacagcttttcttcatggtgatcttgaagaagagatttataTGGATCAGCCTGAGGGATTTGTTGCATCTGGCAATGAGAGCAAAGTATGTAAGTTAGTCAAATCCATCTACGGCTTGAAACAAGCACCTAGAGACTGGCACAAAAAGTTTGATGACactgttttgacttttgattttatagttaatgataatgacaagtgtgtctactataaggttaaaggaaatgaacatattgtgttgtgcttgtatgtggatgatatactactgtttggaaccaatattgagattattaacgagacaaagaatttcttgaaaaaacactttgaaatgaaggacatgGGTGAGGCGAATGTGATTCTTGGACTCAAGTTGACTCAGTCAACTGAGGGAATAACCTTGTCacaatctcattatatagagaaatctatacttgagaAGTATGGTTATTCAAATTGTAGAATTGCTAGTACACCATATGATCCAAAAGTTGCTCTTATCAAGAATGCTTCAGGTGTACCTGTGTCTCAGTTAAGATATTCTCAGATTATTGGTAGTTTGCAATATCTTGCTAATGGTACTAGACCAGATATAACATATTCTGTGTCTAAGTTAGCAAGATATACAAGCTGTCCAAACAGAACTCATTGGGATGCTCTAGATAGAGTACTTAGATATCTGAAAGGCACCATATATCTTGGGTTGCACTACAGGAGATATCCGAGTGTGCTTGAGGGATATagtgatgcaagttggatagctAAGAAGTCTGGTTCCAATGGAGTGACTGGATATCTGTTTACCCTTGCGGGTGGAGCAGTATCCTGGAAGTCGACTAGACAGACTATAGTAACTCGGTCTACGTTTGAGGCCGAGTTGTGTGCATTGGATGCCACGGGTACGGAGGCTGAATGGTTGCATGGACTCATGTCTGTGTTACCTGTAGTAAGTCGTCCGCTACCGGCAATTTCTGTTCATTGTGATAGCCGTACAACTATCGACAAGATCAGAAGTGTCAAGtataatgctaaaacaaagagacacatccaagttagacttaagtctataaggggTTTGGTGTCTGATCGGACTATTGCTATTGAGTTCATTGGAACTCAAGATAACATAGCTGATCCACTGACTAAAGGGCTTGAGCATGCTGTTGTCCTTAAGTCAAGGTTGGGGATGGGACTGATAACCCATCATGATTCATCTACAGCGGGAACCCAATACATCTGAGAGGAGATCCCTCAAAGTGTATTCAATGTGGTAAACAAGCTGTAAGGGTGGATCGGTAGTACCTTTAACTACAATGTAGATACTCATGCATCTGAGTCTATCCCCTGCAAACCTAAAAGGTACTGACACTGCAAGTATAGCAAGAGTTTTAGAACTCTGAATGGGGTCAAGTCATTTGACGAGATGGTTGCAGTACATCTCTGGAGATGCCCAGCTAAGCGAATGTAATTGTGAGGTCGCAATTAGAGGAAAGGGTTATTCCTTGAAACATTCGACGAACAGGATCGAGACACGACCATTAATGTCTCAAAGCCGTAGATCGGCACCATAGCCTTTGACTTGTCGTCGTCTATGGAGTGTGGTTACACCCAACGGATAGAGATTCAAGGTGAAACAATCCATCTATATCCGGTAGCCATCGAAGTAGGGGACTTAGGAGGGTTCAAACCCGGAAGGGTACCtactctgaaaaacaagtcatgatgaGGACTAATATGCATATCTATATGGatttgtgggggattgttagaaaatggaaagtttaaagcatattttttaatatgttcttgatgtaatttccgggacattttcttagtgaaatccattgagaaatagagttgaatacagtggcttgaaagagcttgaaatgagaatgtgattcattgaatctggacaaatgaatctggtcagtatctccaacagatacagattcattgaacctggacaaatgaatctggtcactatatctgacagatacagattcattgaacctggacaaatgaatctggtcagtatatctgacagatacagattcattgaacctggacaaatgaatctggtcagaatgtctgacagatacagattcattgaacctggacaaatgaatctggtcagaatgtctgacagatacagattcattgaacctggataGATGAATCTGGACAGTGTGTTGGTGGCTTGGTCTCACTATAAATAATGAGCCTCGACACTTGAGTTGGAGCAcgggaaaaacacaaacaccatTCTCATTATTCTCTCTTACACTCTCACCATCTActccgatatatacacatatacatactgttctcgggcgaactgaggtgttgatcgctgttgatcgtactcgtgtctgtgagcggttcggtctgtgctgttttatcctgggagcgatattgcgactacccatcacagcgtagtggggcaataatcacttcaagaacagtctagtcttcatcgaagggctaggcgactcagctgttctgtatactaattctagcgacggtgtaaggtgcgcctttctcttcttttcttgtaatttatcagtcactgattattgtatatacgatcttcgtgcatgctatattgttgtggtttcgttggcctacacttgtttatataatataactgctctatacattgttgctgtgattttCACTGTGACTCCCAACAACATGTACACAAAGCTTTAATCTGCCAAGCAGGAGCATTGCGCACAAATCATGGAGTAAGAGTAAGAGCATGTGCACGTCGCGGCCAACAGTATTTAGTTGTCTCTGCTCGCGAATAAACCACTCTTCGCTTCAACTAACACAATTAGCCAAGTCGGTACTAGCACTATGACAGCCTGACTTGTCATAATCTACAAATGCAAAATTCATTTTGCTGCGGCCTACAGCCTACAAGTAACTAAGGGCAAATCCAACAGTGAtccaaataatcaaatttagaGCAGAAATAATCAAATTTGGGGCAGATTATCCCAAATTCTCCTCCAACAGTGATgcaaaaagtgatccaaatttggatgagtgaatagtactgatccaaatttggatcacctactttattataaaataatgattctgttatttctatatcttttgtttatcggacttaaaattaatttgtgattattaatatataattaataataataataattaataaaattaatgttttaataaaaatttagaataataggaaagcaaatttcattgaaattaaaaaaaaagtatattgcATGCATGaaataaaaagtacataaaatgcataaaataaaattacaatactGGGAAATGACTAGAAAcaatatgataaatataaattttgatttaatcgaacagattatttttgtttccttcgagataatcaaaatattgttcGTAACTATTCATATCAAATTTTGGGATGTTTGAGTTTCTTCATTTCCTTGATTTTgagttaaatataaaatttatgtaatataatatacaacaaataatttggatcagaatttggatcacgcTGCTGGAGTTGGTTagaaatttggatcagaatttggatcagttggtgatctaaatttagatttttggatcacaactGCTGGAGATGGCCTAAGAAACGAAATCGAAGCTTAATCGGAGTGAATTGTCAAGTGTCAAATTCGATGGTTACGAGTGTGCTAACCTTCCTGTGTGTATTTTTTATTGTcccatttaaaaatatatgtttagtattttgcatatattttttaatgcctttaaaaaaatagttttataatttatttttaattttttttttctgaatataaatttaattattaaatatttattcataaaaattttaaaattaaattattgaaCCACATTCAGAGAAATATTAAAATGGGTGTTGCTCCCTATGTATAAAGTACAGCTCTGGAGAGGTATATCTGCAGATTGCGAAAAAGTAATTTATGAAACAAAACCGAGGTTTTGTTATTCTCTTAAGAGCAAGAACGATTAGTTTCCAACATCGCGCCCCCGGTCAATTCATAcgccctccgtttcaaaatgtaTGACACTTTTGACTATTTGCACTTAgtttaaaatcatttgattatatatttatatttattatttttgaaattttatttttttaaataaaagtatatagtcaacattttaaagtagaatttttttataaaaaaaaatgatgattcTAGGTGCTTGGTCAAAATACACTTTGAAatgtgtgtaaaaagtcaaagcgtcatgcATTTTGTAACTGAGGGGAGTAGTAACAAGGGTGTTCTTAAAAAAGGTTTAATTTCCAACACCATACAGTATAATTTATGAGTACAATAAATACTTCAATTCACAATAGCAATAATAATGCATATGTATCGTAACATGTCTGCACCAACATAATTGGAGACAAAAATATACGGGGGACCAGCGAGAGATTCGTACACATcaaaacttttataattataGTTTCCAGCATATTTTTTACATGGTTCTTCGCTCaagttaattaaataatttttaaatgaaaatatgaaaacatCTTCAAATTATTAACACTTTTAATAATCACTACttaattgaatttttattaaattgaattGGAGTGCTGTGTGTTTTAAAAAAGAAGAATctctttataaatatattatgtaattgTGTAATCCACgcatgtaaataatatattagtttataaaaatatttttaaaaacatattttataggGTTTCGACCTATGAATTTAGTAAGTTATCTCTTCACGTTCTTTTTTCTACAAGGATTGCCTTTCTGTTGGCGTAACATCTCCTTCCTCCCTCGATCTTATAAAATGTAACCCCCTAATATATTTATCACTCCTAAtcaatattattatactattgttATACCAGTATAATTATGGCtcataacattaaaaaaatatcgtaattaattttattaaataaattattgatttattattatatttgacaAATAAAGTCAAATACAACAGTAATATCAGTTAAAATCTCTTTACAAATGATCCACCTTTAATCACTAAGATAGACATTAATcattgtttcaaaaaaagaaaaaaaaaagtagacaTTAATCACATTAATCTAGAAAATGTTTTAACGTAATCCTAAGAATTTGGTACACCAGACTAATGTACAAACATAATCTTAAAATTCTAAGTACGCTGTACACCAGCTTAATACAAACGTTAAGCAAGAATAAATATTAAGCAAACTATTCCTATCACACCTTATAAGTTGAAAGtactattttgtattttacatCTATTgtcatataaat
Coding sequences:
- the LOC135152925 gene encoding uncharacterized protein LOC135152925, with product MVNEIADSVVGGGAGSGSGVTSNIDWTTYRFPQPIDLSGIPDKFGGGVSFSRWQKKMKLWLTVKGLWPVLQYEKPVVVQEKAETLKAYAMWEEKDGVARAAILAALTNTLFDVYSSDSYTAKTLWEKLDQTHNTDSQGLEKYSVAKFLDFKLVDTKSMTEQVHEFETFVHAILLWFRWPTLVYII